In the genome of Coraliomargarita algicola, one region contains:
- the recD2 gene encoding SF1B family DNA helicase RecD2, whose translation MPPPTQNDQSITGVLERIIYFNEENAYCVAELQVPDSKRPVTVLGPLPGVQCGETLQLSGQWTRHPQHGDQFKIAQFKSQLPASVHGIRKYLGSGLIHGIGKSYAKKIVDHFGADTLKIISEDSGRLHEIPGIGKQRAKSIKLAWDEQSAVRDVMMFLQTYGITPAQCVRLVKKYGSGAKRILQDEPYRLAEDIERIGFKTADKIALNLGFPTNSKERIDAGVLHTMRQLEDEGHTLGTETMILEHATQLLSLDPSLIQSRIRALDKAASLYGIQAYDQNQDLLGPAYQLPTTAGAENRIAEAIARIAQTPSILPTIKIDAAVEWAQERAGFQFAEQQAAALRNTLAAKVSIITGGPGTGKTTILRAVVEILTAKRARISLASPTGRAAQRLAEASGAEASTIHRLLKYDGATRSFTYNEDNPLPCDFLILDETSMLDTRLASSLFQAIPSGAHLLLVGDADQLPSVGAGNILGDLMAAPPAKVTRLNIIYRQGKESGIVTTAHAILKGETHPGMTYRSLRDLDAARDFTFIEAEQPEQCVKAIKDLAKEYIPKTHNIDPIRDLQIMSPMHRGSGGITLLNTELQDVLNPKSKAESRMRSDPDYAPATQTHFREKTHKPLPVEIEYGSHTYRIGDKVIQTRNNYDKNVFNGDTGIIKSIAADRSGLTIEFDTQVEYTKGELSEIQHAYAISIHKSQGSEYPVVVIPLLKQHFLLLQRNLVYTGITRARRKVYIVGSLDAYAMAIKNNEQQVRRTHLQTRLRKACEERSQ comes from the coding sequence ATGCCACCTCCCACACAAAACGATCAATCCATTACAGGCGTCCTCGAAAGAATTATTTATTTCAACGAGGAAAACGCTTACTGCGTGGCCGAACTGCAAGTGCCCGACAGTAAACGCCCCGTCACCGTACTCGGCCCCTTGCCCGGAGTGCAATGCGGCGAAACCTTGCAATTGAGCGGGCAGTGGACACGCCATCCGCAACACGGCGATCAATTCAAAATCGCTCAGTTTAAGTCACAATTACCCGCCTCGGTTCACGGCATTCGCAAATACCTAGGCAGTGGGCTCATTCACGGCATCGGCAAATCCTACGCAAAGAAAATTGTCGACCACTTTGGAGCCGACACACTTAAAATTATCAGCGAAGATTCCGGCCGTCTCCACGAAATCCCCGGCATCGGCAAGCAGCGCGCCAAGTCTATCAAACTGGCATGGGATGAACAAAGTGCCGTTCGGGACGTGATGATGTTTCTCCAAACTTACGGCATCACTCCAGCCCAATGCGTGCGACTCGTCAAAAAATATGGCAGCGGAGCCAAGCGTATTTTACAAGACGAGCCCTACCGTCTGGCGGAAGACATCGAACGCATCGGTTTCAAGACTGCTGATAAAATCGCACTCAACCTCGGCTTCCCAACGAATTCCAAAGAGCGCATCGACGCTGGCGTGCTCCACACCATGCGACAACTGGAAGACGAGGGACACACCCTGGGCACCGAAACGATGATCTTAGAGCACGCAACCCAATTGCTGTCGCTAGATCCGAGCTTGATCCAAAGCCGCATTCGTGCACTCGACAAAGCCGCAAGCCTATACGGCATTCAGGCCTACGATCAAAACCAGGATCTGCTCGGGCCCGCATACCAGCTGCCCACAACCGCAGGCGCGGAAAATCGTATCGCTGAAGCCATCGCACGTATCGCTCAAACGCCATCCATCTTACCCACGATTAAGATCGATGCCGCAGTAGAATGGGCACAAGAGCGGGCGGGCTTCCAATTCGCCGAGCAACAAGCCGCAGCCCTACGCAACACATTGGCAGCCAAAGTCTCCATCATTACCGGCGGCCCAGGCACGGGCAAGACGACGATCCTGCGCGCAGTGGTGGAGATCCTAACAGCCAAGCGAGCCCGCATTAGCCTAGCCTCCCCGACAGGCCGCGCCGCTCAACGCCTTGCCGAAGCTTCTGGCGCCGAGGCCAGCACCATTCATCGATTGCTCAAATACGACGGTGCCACCCGCAGTTTTACCTATAACGAAGACAACCCCCTCCCCTGTGACTTTCTCATTCTGGATGAGACCAGCATGCTGGACACACGTCTCGCATCGAGCCTCTTTCAAGCCATTCCCAGTGGCGCTCACCTACTACTGGTAGGCGATGCCGACCAACTACCTTCTGTCGGCGCAGGCAATATACTCGGCGACCTCATGGCCGCCCCCCCCGCTAAAGTGACTCGCCTCAACATCATCTATCGACAGGGCAAAGAAAGCGGAATCGTCACCACTGCGCACGCCATCCTAAAAGGTGAAACCCACCCAGGTATGACTTACCGTAGCCTACGAGATCTGGACGCCGCACGTGACTTTACCTTCATAGAAGCGGAGCAACCAGAGCAATGCGTGAAGGCCATCAAGGACCTCGCCAAAGAATACATACCGAAGACGCACAACATTGATCCCATCAGAGATCTGCAAATTATGTCGCCCATGCACCGCGGCAGCGGCGGTATCACCCTACTCAATACGGAGCTGCAAGACGTGCTCAACCCAAAGAGCAAAGCCGAATCACGCATGCGCTCCGATCCAGACTACGCCCCCGCAACCCAAACCCATTTCCGGGAAAAAACCCACAAACCGCTGCCCGTTGAAATCGAATACGGCAGCCACACCTACCGTATCGGCGACAAAGTCATCCAGACCCGCAATAATTACGATAAAAATGTCTTCAACGGTGATACGGGTATTATCAAATCCATCGCCGCCGACCGCTCTGGACTTACGATCGAGTTCGACACGCAGGTCGAATACACCAAAGGCGAACTCTCTGAAATCCAGCACGCGTACGCCATCTCCATCCACAAGAGTCAGGGCAGTGAATACCCCGTGGTAGTCATCCCTCTGCTCAAACAACACTTCCTCTTACTGCAACGAAACCTAGTATACACAGGCATCACACGCGCGCGCCGCAAAGTCTACATCGTCGGCTCACTCGACGCCTACGCAATGGCGATCAAAAATAACGAGCAGCAAGTCCGACGCACACACTTACAAACACGCTTACGCAAAGCCTGCGAGGAAAGGAGCCAATAA